A window of the Gemmatimonadetes bacterium SCN 70-22 genome harbors these coding sequences:
- a CDS encoding translation elongation factor Tu produces the protein MAKAKFERSKPHVNVGTIGHVDHGKTTTTAALTKISADKGFGTKYVAYDEVAKASESQGRRDSTKILTIATSHVEYETNNRHYAHVDCPGHADYVKNMITGAAQMDGAILVVSAVDGPMPQTREHILLARQVNVPNIVVFLNKCDLVEDAELLDLVELEVRELLSKYNYPGDDAPVIRGSAIKAIEGDPAWVAKIEELYDALDTFIAEPVREIDKAFLMPVEDVFSITGRGTVATGRIERGKIKVGEEVALVGFGSEKKSIVTGVEMFRKLLDDGQAGDNVGLLLRGVDKKEIERGMVLAKPGSITPHTKFEAEVYVLTKEEGGRHTPFFKGYRPQFYFRTTDVTGSIELPGGTEMVMPGDNIQMTIELITPIAMEEQLRFAIREGGRTVGAGVVTKILA, from the coding sequence ATGGCCAAGGCAAAATTCGAGCGGAGCAAGCCGCACGTAAACGTCGGCACCATCGGTCACGTCGACCACGGCAAGACCACCACCACGGCTGCCCTGACGAAGATCTCGGCGGACAAGGGCTTCGGGACGAAGTACGTCGCCTACGACGAGGTGGCGAAGGCGTCGGAATCGCAGGGGCGTCGTGACTCGACGAAGATCCTGACGATCGCGACCTCGCACGTCGAGTACGAGACGAACAATCGTCACTACGCGCACGTGGACTGCCCGGGGCACGCGGACTACGTGAAGAACATGATCACGGGTGCGGCGCAGATGGACGGCGCGATCCTCGTGGTCTCGGCGGTCGACGGTCCGATGCCGCAGACGCGCGAGCACATCCTGCTCGCCCGCCAGGTCAACGTGCCCAACATCGTCGTCTTCCTGAACAAGTGCGACCTCGTCGAGGACGCGGAGCTTCTCGACCTCGTCGAGCTCGAGGTGCGCGAGCTGCTCAGCAAGTACAACTATCCGGGCGACGACGCCCCGGTGATCCGCGGCTCGGCCATCAAGGCGATCGAGGGTGACCCGGCCTGGGTCGCCAAGATCGAGGAGCTGTACGATGCCCTCGACACGTTCATCGCCGAGCCGGTCCGTGAGATCGACAAGGCGTTCCTGATGCCGGTCGAGGACGTGTTCTCGATCACCGGGCGCGGCACGGTGGCCACCGGGCGCATCGAGCGCGGGAAGATCAAGGTGGGCGAGGAAGTCGCCCTCGTCGGCTTCGGCTCGGAAAAGAAGTCGATCGTGACCGGCGTCGAGATGTTCCGCAAGCTCCTCGACGACGGGCAGGCGGGCGACAACGTCGGCCTCCTGCTCCGCGGCGTCGACAAGAAGGAGATCGAGCGCGGGATGGTGCTGGCGAAGCCCGGCTCGATCACGCCGCACACGAAGTTCGAGGCCGAGGTCTACGTCCTCACGAAGGAAGAGGGCGGGCGCCACACGCCGTTCTTCAAGGGGTACCGTCCGCAGTTCTACTTCCGCACGACGGACGTGACGGGGTCGATCGAGCTGCCGGGCGGGACGGAGATGGTGATGCCGGGCGACAACATCCAGATGACGATCGAGCTGATCACGCCGATCGCCATGGAGGAGCAGCTGCGCTTCGCGATCCGCGAGGGCGGCCGCACCGTGGGTGCTGGCGTCGTGACCAAGATCCTCGCCTAA
- a CDS encoding translation elongation factor G: MPRTTPLEHYRNIGIMAHIDAGKTTTTERILYYTGKSHKLGEVHDGAATMDWMEQEQERGITITSAATTCFWRRHGQSHQQGTGPEYRVNIIDTPGHVDFTVEVERSLRVLDGAVTLLDSVAGVEPQTETVWRQADRYKVPRMVFANKMDRVGANFERCVAMIRDRLTKNACPIQLPVGSGELFTGHIDVVERKEYIFHEETLGRTFDVREVPEEFREVVERARHELIEAIVEHDEVLMERYLAGEELSVDEIRGLIRTATCAMKFTPILCGASFKNKGVQALLDAVVDFLPAPVDIEAVQGHLPHHDETFETRAVSDQAPFAALAFKIATDPFVGKLTFFRVYSGVLKSGSYVYNSTKDKRERVGRLLQMHANKREEIEEVRAGDIAAAIGLKDTRTGDTMCDDEKPIILEAMKFPTPVIDVAIEPKTKADQDKLGVALNKLAEEDPTFRVHTDAETGQTIISGMGELHLEIIVDRMMREFKVDANVGRPQVAYRETIRRRAEKVEGKFIRQSGGKGQYGHVVINIEPAEAGQGFVFEDKIVGGVVPREYIGPVEQGIKEALENGVLAGYPMVDVKVQLVYGSYHEVDSSEMAFKIAGSMAFKEGAKQASPCILEPMMKVEVVSPESYMGDVLGDLSSRRGKIGGMTQRGEAQVIAATVPLSEMFGYSTKLRSMSQGRAVYSMEFSHYEEVPKSKAEEIISKVK, translated from the coding sequence ATGCCTCGTACGACTCCGCTCGAGCACTATCGCAACATCGGCATCATGGCCCACATCGATGCCGGGAAGACGACGACGACCGAGCGCATCCTGTACTATACCGGCAAGAGCCACAAGCTTGGCGAGGTCCACGATGGCGCCGCCACGATGGACTGGATGGAGCAGGAGCAGGAGCGCGGGATCACGATCACGTCCGCGGCGACGACGTGCTTCTGGCGCCGGCACGGCCAGAGCCACCAGCAGGGGACGGGGCCGGAGTACCGCGTCAACATCATCGACACGCCGGGGCACGTGGACTTCACGGTCGAGGTGGAGCGGTCGCTGCGGGTGCTCGACGGGGCGGTGACGCTGCTCGATTCGGTGGCGGGGGTGGAGCCGCAGACGGAGACGGTGTGGCGGCAGGCGGACCGGTACAAGGTTCCGCGCATGGTGTTCGCCAACAAGATGGACCGCGTGGGGGCGAACTTCGAGCGCTGCGTCGCGATGATCCGCGACCGCCTGACGAAGAACGCCTGCCCGATCCAGCTCCCGGTGGGCTCGGGCGAGCTGTTCACGGGACACATCGACGTCGTGGAGCGGAAGGAGTACATCTTCCACGAAGAGACGTTGGGCCGGACGTTCGACGTGCGCGAGGTACCGGAGGAGTTCCGGGAGGTGGTGGAGCGGGCGCGCCACGAGTTGATCGAGGCGATCGTCGAGCATGACGAGGTGCTGATGGAGCGCTACCTGGCCGGCGAGGAGCTGTCGGTCGACGAGATCCGCGGGCTGATCCGCACGGCGACGTGCGCGATGAAGTTCACGCCGATCCTGTGTGGCGCGTCGTTCAAGAACAAGGGGGTGCAGGCGCTGCTCGATGCGGTGGTCGACTTCCTTCCGGCGCCGGTGGACATCGAGGCGGTGCAGGGGCACCTCCCGCACCACGACGAGACCTTCGAGACGCGGGCGGTGTCGGACCAGGCGCCCTTTGCGGCGCTGGCGTTCAAGATCGCGACCGACCCGTTCGTCGGGAAGCTGACGTTCTTCCGGGTGTATTCGGGGGTCCTGAAGTCGGGGAGCTACGTGTACAACTCGACGAAGGACAAGCGCGAGCGCGTCGGGCGCCTCCTCCAGATGCACGCCAACAAGCGTGAGGAGATCGAGGAAGTGCGGGCGGGCGACATCGCGGCGGCGATCGGGCTCAAGGACACGCGCACCGGCGACACGATGTGCGACGACGAGAAGCCGATCATCCTCGAGGCGATGAAGTTCCCGACGCCCGTCATCGACGTGGCGATCGAGCCGAAGACCAAGGCCGACCAGGACAAGCTGGGCGTGGCGCTGAACAAGCTCGCCGAAGAGGACCCGACGTTCCGCGTGCACACGGACGCGGAGACGGGACAGACGATCATCTCCGGGATGGGCGAGCTGCATCTCGAGATCATCGTCGACCGCATGATGCGCGAGTTCAAGGTGGACGCGAACGTGGGGCGTCCGCAGGTGGCCTATCGCGAGACGATTCGCCGCCGGGCCGAGAAGGTCGAGGGGAAGTTCATCCGGCAGTCGGGGGGCAAGGGGCAGTACGGCCACGTGGTCATCAACATCGAGCCGGCCGAGGCAGGGCAGGGGTTCGTGTTCGAGGACAAGATCGTGGGCGGCGTGGTTCCGCGCGAATACATCGGTCCCGTGGAACAGGGGATCAAGGAAGCGCTGGAGAACGGCGTGCTGGCCGGCTACCCGATGGTCGACGTGAAGGTCCAGCTCGTGTACGGGTCGTACCACGAGGTCGACTCGAGCGAGATGGCGTTCAAGATTGCGGGTTCGATGGCGTTCAAGGAGGGGGCGAAGCAGGCCTCCCCGTGCATCCTCGAGCCCATGATGAAGGTCGAGGTCGTGAGCCCGGAGTCGTACATGGGCGACGTCCTTGGCGACCTGTCGTCGCGCCGCGGGAAGATCGGCGGCATGACGCAGCGCGGGGAGGCGCAGGTGATTGCCGCCACGGTGCCTCTCTCGGAGATGTTCGGCTACTCCACCAAGCTCCGCTCGATGTCGCAGGGCCGCGCGGTGTACTCGATGGAGTTCTCACACTACGAGGAAGTGCCGAAGAGCAAGGCGGAAGAGATCATCAGCAAGGTGAAGTAA